The DNA sequence CTCTGCACCAGGCGTCGGTGGAGCGGGTTCGTTCCGCCGCTGCGATGCTGGACTTTGAGACGGATGTAATTGAAAGTCCAGTACTGGGCGCTGAAGGAAATAAGGAGTTCCTGCTGTATGGAACCGATTCGCACGGTCGGCATCATCTCGAAGCCTGAAGTCAAACAGGCCGAGCAACTCGTGCCGGCCCTGCTGGCCTGGCTCGACGCGCACGGCGTGTCCTACCGGGCGGATGAAGCGACAGAGAATTACGCCGGGCGGGCCCTGGCGGCGGTCTCGCGTGAGGAGGTTCCGGACGGCTGCCAGTTGGTGATCGTATTGGGCGGAGACGGCACGTTGCTGTCGGCGGCCCGTGCCATCGCCGGCCGGGAGATCCCGCTCTTTGCCGTGAACCTGGGCGGTCTTGGCTTCCTGACCGCGATTTCGACGGACGAACTCTTTCCGGAGCTCGAACGTGCTCTGCGCAACGAGCACCGTATCGCCAAACGCCGCATGCTGTCCTGCGAGGTCCAGCGCGGTGGCGACGTGGTGGCGCATTACGAGGCGTTGAACGACGTGGTGATCACCAAGGTCAACATCGCCCGCATGATCGACCTCGTGTGCAATGTGGATGCGCACTTCGTCTGCCGCTATAAGGCCGACGGGCTGATTCTCTCGACGCCCACCGGCTCGACCGCCTATTCGTTGAGCGCCGGCGGTCCCATCGTTTTCCCCTCAGTGGGCGCGCTATGCATTACGCCCATTTGCCCGCACACGCTGACCAACCGGCCCGTTCTGGTGTCGGATGCGAGCGTGATCCAGATATTGAACCTGGCTTCCGACGACGTGGCTTACCTCACGATCGACGGCCAAGTAGGAGAGCCGCTGAAAGAACAGGACCGAGTGATCTGCCGTAGCAGCCAACATGCCTTGTCGCTGATCAGGCCGCCGCGGATGCTGTTTTTCGATGTACTGCGACAGAAACTCAAGTGGGGTGAACGTTGAAAAAGCTCTCTCTGACCAGCTGGATCTTTATCGCCATGGCGTTGGGCATCGCCCTGGGTCACTTTCTCCCGGATGTTGGAAAGCAACTCACGCCGGTATCCAACATCTTCATCCGCATGATCAAGTCGATCATTGCGCCGCTGCTGTTCGCCACTTTGGTGGTGGGCATCGCCGGATCGGGCTCGGCCAAGGCGATGGGACGCATCGGGGCCAAGGCGATCATCTACTTTGAGATCGTGACCACCGCCGCCCTGGTCGTCGGGCTGGCCTTTGTCAACCTGCTGAAGCCGGGCGTGGGCGTCGCGCTGCAAGCCGGCGCGCCGGATCCCAATCTGCCGACGACCCATTTGACGTTCGCCTCGATTCTTGAGCACACCTTCCCGACCTCTGTCTTCGACTCGATGGCAAGGGGCGAAGTACTCCAAATGGTGGTCTTCTGCTTCCTGTTCGGCACGGCCTGCACGGCGCTGGGCGCGAGGGCCGAACCGGTGGTCAAATTCCTTCAGTCCCTCGCCGAGATTATGTTCGAGTACACCAAGTATGTGATGTACCTGGCGCCTTTCGGCGTGGGCGCGGCAATGGCGGCGACCGTTGGGAACAAAGGGATCAATGTACTGGGCAACCTGGGGCAACTGGTGTTGACCCTCTATGGCGCCCTGGCATTCTTCGTGATCGTCGTGCTGGGGGCGGTGATGGCGATTGCCCGCATCCCGGCGCGCCGCTTCTGGCATTGGGTGAAGGAGCCCTACATCCTCGCGTTCTCAACGGCGTCGAGTGAAGCCGCGCTGCCAATGGCCCTGGAGAACATGCAACGCTTCGGCGTGCCGAAGCATATCGTGGCGTTCGTGCTGCCCACCGGCTACAGCTTCAATCTCGATGGATCCACGTTGTACCTGTCGCTGGCGTCTGTGTTCGTCGCTCAGGCGGCTGGCGTGGATATGCCGCTCTCGCAACAGATCATGATGATGCTCACGCTGATGCTGACTTCGAAAGGCGTCGCGGCCGTCCCGCGAGCGTCCCTCATTGTGTTGGCTGGCACACTGGCGACCTTCAAGCTGCCGGTGGAGGGCATCGCCATCATCCTGGGTGTGGATACGCTGATGGACATGGCGCGCACCTCTGTGAATCTGTTGGGCAATTGCCTGGCTAGTGCGGTGGTGGCGCGTTGGGAGGGCTACGATCTGTCGCAGCCACCCGCCGAACTGGAAGCGGAACCGGTCGCGCAGTAAGCCGGCAAGGAGGTTGGAGCCATGATGCTCGGAGCAGTAACGTACAACGTCCTGAAGGACTGGGATCTCGAGACGGTGATCACCCGTCTGGAGGAAGCGGGCTTCGAGGCTGTCGAGCTCCGCACGACGCACAAGCATGGTGTGGAGCCGTCCATCTCAGCCGATGAACGTGCCAAGGTCCGGGCTCGCTTCGAACGCAGCAAGGTACGGTTGCTCAGCTTCGGCACCACCTGCGAGTTCCACTCCGCGGACGAAACGGTTCGCCGGAAGAACGTGGAGGACGGCAAGGCATTCGTCGATCTGGCGCACGACACCGGGGCATGGGGCGTGAAGGTCCGGCCCAATGGATTCCCTAACGAAGTTCCGAGGGAGCAGACGATTCAGCGCATTGGTGCGTGTTTGCGCGAGCTGGGCGAGTACGGCATGGGCAGAGGTGTCGAAATCTGGCTGGAAGTGCACGGGGCGCAGACCCAGGTGCCTCCCGTGTGCGCGGCGATCATGCGCGCGACGAAGCACGACAGCGTGGGCCTGTGCTGGAATTCGAACCCCACCGACGTTGTGGACGGGAGTGTCAGGCAGTCGTTT is a window from the uncultured Paludibaculum sp. genome containing:
- a CDS encoding NAD(+)/NADH kinase yields the protein MEPIRTVGIISKPEVKQAEQLVPALLAWLDAHGVSYRADEATENYAGRALAAVSREEVPDGCQLVIVLGGDGTLLSAARAIAGREIPLFAVNLGGLGFLTAISTDELFPELERALRNEHRIAKRRMLSCEVQRGGDVVAHYEALNDVVITKVNIARMIDLVCNVDAHFVCRYKADGLILSTPTGSTAYSLSAGGPIVFPSVGALCITPICPHTLTNRPVLVSDASVIQILNLASDDVAYLTIDGQVGEPLKEQDRVICRSSQHALSLIRPPRMLFFDVLRQKLKWGER
- a CDS encoding cation:dicarboxylase symporter family transporter — encoded protein: MKKLSLTSWIFIAMALGIALGHFLPDVGKQLTPVSNIFIRMIKSIIAPLLFATLVVGIAGSGSAKAMGRIGAKAIIYFEIVTTAALVVGLAFVNLLKPGVGVALQAGAPDPNLPTTHLTFASILEHTFPTSVFDSMARGEVLQMVVFCFLFGTACTALGARAEPVVKFLQSLAEIMFEYTKYVMYLAPFGVGAAMAATVGNKGINVLGNLGQLVLTLYGALAFFVIVVLGAVMAIARIPARRFWHWVKEPYILAFSTASSEAALPMALENMQRFGVPKHIVAFVLPTGYSFNLDGSTLYLSLASVFVAQAAGVDMPLSQQIMMMLTLMLTSKGVAAVPRASLIVLAGTLATFKLPVEGIAIILGVDTLMDMARTSVNLLGNCLASAVVARWEGYDLSQPPAELEAEPVAQ
- a CDS encoding TIM barrel protein; the protein is MMLGAVTYNVLKDWDLETVITRLEEAGFEAVELRTTHKHGVEPSISADERAKVRARFERSKVRLLSFGTTCEFHSADETVRRKNVEDGKAFVDLAHDTGAWGVKVRPNGFPNEVPREQTIQRIGACLRELGEYGMGRGVEIWLEVHGAQTQVPPVCAAIMRATKHDSVGLCWNSNPTDVVDGSVRQSFELLKPWIKSCHINDLVNEKYPWRELFGLLRQARFERYTLMEVAESKEPERFMRYYRALWKELNRG